The window TTTGACCATTTTTTGTTTCGGCTTTTTATCGCTTGTAATTCCTGACGGCTTGCTGATAATTCTTGTTGCAATTTTGGGGCTTTATTAACTTTGGCTGATCGAAGTGGCACTGCTTTATCTCTATTGCTTATATGTCGTAAGGCGCGTAAATGAGCCTCTAAATCTTCCTCTGGTACTTTAAGCTCTAAACTATCCATCGAAGCGTTTGCTTTTACAGGTGCGGCGTCGATAACTTGGGTATGACCACTTACCATATGCATGTCTACGCACATTTTGAAAACATGAGTAAATAGATTTTCAAAAACTGACTCTGGGTACAGTTGATGTGTTCTACTTAACGTAGAATGCCATGGTAATTCTTCATCGATATCATAGCCAAGAAAATACAGAATATCCAGTCGAAGACTACAATGTAACACCAATTTTCTATCGCTGGTGATATTCTCTAAATAACCAACTAAACAGAATTTGAAAAACACCACGGGATCTAAACTTTTTTGTCCACAGTTTCCGTAATAGATTTTTGTTTGATTCCGTAGAAATTCTAAGTCTAAAATTTCTGATAATCGTCTATAAAAATTGTCTTGGGGAACCCGACGACTCAACTGGAAATTGTTGAATAATTTCTCTTGATATATTTTTGTGCCTTGCATTATTAAATATACGAAATTTCTATATCTTTAACAACACGTTGTGCAACAGGCACACCGTATATAATTTATTGCTGGCTTCTCGCCTACTTACGAAAGTCCTCGCGGACTTTCTTGGTCGGTAATTATTTACTAAATTAGTTGCTTAAACCACGCAACAAACCATATACGTATTCCAAGGTCAAAACCTAATTATTTAAAGACCTTTTTACTATGCTGCAAATTTTTGTAATTCGACATAAGGTGTTCCTCTTTTTACCACTGCGAAAGCTCTTGACAAAATCTTATTTCTAACATTATTTAAAGCTACCAGTTTTGGTTTACCTTCTGCAACTTTTTTCTCGTAATACTGTTTTAATTCTTTATCGCACTGTATTGCGCTAACACTGGCAAGTGTTAAGAGTGTTTTCATTTTCCGGTCTCCTATCTTATGAATTCTGTTTTTCCGGTAAATACTGGTTCCTGAACTGTGCTCAAAAGGAGCTACACCACAATAACTTGAAAACTGACGCCAACTATCAAATCGCTTAAAATTGTTCGTGTGGTATAACAATTGACATGATAATATTAGACCAACCCCTTTTAAGGTATTTAAAAGTTGATAATTCTTTTCCAATAACTCATCACTTCGTATTAGTTTTTTAATACTTTGCTCAAGTGTTGTAATTTGTTTTGTTAGATAATGAATCATCTTTTTGACAATTATACAACAATCATCAGTCGATGGACTACTAAGCAAGGTCTGCATTTCTTTAAGACTACTCATCTTACCTGTACGGTCTCGTACTAACTGTTCTCTAAAGGATAACAAACGTCCTAACTCTTGAATATCTTGCGCTTTTGGACTACTTAGAGTCAACTCTTCTTTGTAAAGCCATGCATATCTCGCAATCATTGCGGAATCAAGCTGATCTGTTTTTCCTCTAACAATTCCAGAAGATCGTTTAATGGTCAAAGGACTTTCTTCTACATAATCTATGTTGTTTTCTGATAAATAAACACTAAGATTTGTAGAGTAATGACCTGTATTCTCAAAACAGAAAAAACAGAGGTCTTTACCAAGGTGCTTTTCGACCCAAGATAATAGGGCTTTGTAACCTTTTGAAGTATTGGAAAACACACGGTGAACGCCTCTATTATAAATATGTGCATCAATTGTTAATTTAGATACATCAATACCGATAACATCTACATATTTTTTCATATTTTTAAATATTGTTCCTACTCAAAGAGGAATGATTAATAAATGTTGCTATGACTATCACCTTTATTAGGAAGTGATTCCTGGTATTCCAAATGGTCCTAAAGCAACCTAAGAAAGACAAGAGGACTTATACGTATAGTGGAACTATTATTCTAAACAACGTTCTAGTTCTCCTCTTGTTTCCTAGTAAAAGTAATAACTACTTTTGTAATGAGTATAAAGTAAAGAACAACGTTGCCACCAATTATGAAAAATACAGTATTTATCACATTTGTTAGTCTCTTTTTCATTAATTCAGTCTTTTCTCAAAACGAATCTATAGAAGCGTTAATTGAAAAAACTAATGAATTGAATCTTGATATGCGAGACTTAACCACTTTTGCGGAGGAAAACATTAAGGA is drawn from Psychroserpens sp. NJDZ02 and contains these coding sequences:
- a CDS encoding IS110 family transposase, with amino-acid sequence MKKYVDVIGIDVSKLTIDAHIYNRGVHRVFSNTSKGYKALLSWVEKHLGKDLCFFCFENTGHYSTNLSVYLSENNIDYVEESPLTIKRSSGIVRGKTDQLDSAMIARYAWLYKEELTLSSPKAQDIQELGRLLSFREQLVRDRTGKMSSLKEMQTLLSSPSTDDCCIIVKKMIHYLTKQITTLEQSIKKLIRSDELLEKNYQLLNTLKGVGLILSCQLLYHTNNFKRFDSWRQFSSYCGVAPFEHSSGTSIYRKNRIHKIGDRKMKTLLTLASVSAIQCDKELKQYYEKKVAEGKPKLVALNNVRNKILSRAFAVVKRGTPYVELQKFAA